The genome window TGGGAGATGGTCTTGTGCATCTATGGTTTCCCAACTAACGTTTCTGCTCTCCAGGtctcttcatttctttttttctttttttcgctTTACAATTACTTGTCTTAGTGCATTGCTCTGTATGAtctgtttgtgtttttaatttgatgaTTGGGACCAAATTAGATACAAATTATTTGAGAATTATATTCTGATAATTATGTGTCATTTGAGGATATTTCCAGCTTGATTGGGACCCATCTTGAGTTGGCACCAATTCTAGGATCAATTTGGACCTGGttaaaatttgattaattgCATTACTATTTTAGGATTGATattaattggaaatttgggacctaCTTTCTAATATTCCCTTTGGAACTTTGCAGTTTGAATTGTCCTGGCAGAACCCAACTGTATCAAAGGCAGGCAGGCTGCTGCAAGCTTTAAATCCCTGGGAGGGCTTGTCAGTAAGATCAAACTTGCATACACCATGCTCACTCTCCCTCCTTGGCAGAggtatcattttattttcttccttgtgAGTTGTGAATGGATGAATATTATACATGCGCTTTTGCTGTTATTGATGAAAAGTGATAGTGTTTCTATGTATCTTCAGCTTGAACATCACTGTAAACTTCTTTTCAACCCAGTACACCAAACGCTCCGCTGATTGTCCACGCCTTCCGGAACAGATGAAAGTCAGAGTCTGCTCCGTGGATGAGCTTCCTTCCTGTACCAAACTATCTGATGACctttttgaaaatgaagatgagTGGTGTAATGAGAGGGAAATTAATGAAGATATGAATATTGTACACTACACGAAGAAACAATATCGGACTTCATGGCTCATAATTAAGCAGATTATCAGCAGAGTGATAGTGGCAatagaatgaatgaagtatatGGACACAGTAAAGAAGTAGGAGAAGATGAGTGGTATAATGGAAAAGAATGTGATGAAGCTATGAATTATGGTACATTACAGGAAGAAACATTATCAGATCTTATTGTTCAAAGTTCAGCAGATGATCAGCAGGATTATACTGGCAGTATAAGTAACGAAGCATATGGATGCAGTCAAGTAGTAGGAGAGGATTGTACAGAGCAATTTGGTTTTATTGAATCGCCAGTGAGAACACCATCTTCAAATGTCACTACCTCATTTGACACAGAAGTAACTAAAGATATAGGTTTGTTTGGATCTTCTGATGACATGGTGTTAAATTGGGCCGACCTGCAAGGGAACAATCGGCGGCTGTAGTTGCAGACAATGATCAGGTCCCCAGCAGAAGCTATCTCCGGCCTTGTGGAGCTGAGGTAATAGATTTGACAACTCTAGCTCCCCTATGCAGAAGGGATTTATGTGGCAAGAAGAGTAGAGTTGCTACTGTTTATCCTCAGATAATTGACTTGACCGAGTCAACCAATTTCATCCAACTATAGAATGTTGGACATGTATACcacaaacaatcaaacaaattatgtaatCTATAGAGGAATTTATTGTCATCTTTGCCTGATGGCATATTGTAAGCACAATATTAAGAGCATTTTGGTTCAAATCTTACAGTTTGATGaaataaagattttttttttttacccacTTGCTACATTCCATCCTGTTATTGTATATCGCATTTCCTCTGGTGTATTTATGCagagaaattaatttttgagAATGGAAGATGGTGCTGTGTTGCTAATTCTTTGTTGGCATACTTTTTCTTCTGTgcaaactaaaaggaaaatcTGAACATGTAAAAAGTTATCAAGGAGAATTCAAGAGAGCAGCTCCAATATTTGGTCAAATTAACAAATTTGGAGTAAATTTGtatcttaaaaaaaatagacaattAGAGAAACTTCATATCTACCAAGCAAAGAAACTAAAGCCGATTGTACAAATATATTCAATACTCAGTTCTCTGCACATTGTGAAAATTAGACGGCTCTAACTTGTTGCCGAAGAGACTGCACGCCTGGATGACGTTGTGATATTGTGGCCTCAACGGCCGCACTTAtgcgcagagagagagagagagagatcgtgTCAATCAATTTTCACATTTAATTCTCATTCAAGTTTGGTTTTTGTCTTGTGGATTTTTCTCTGTTTGAACAATTTGGCTATTTTATGAGCTTGCAGGTGTTTTATAGGTCAGCGTGGTATCAATAAGGGTTCTGGACCATTGTGGACATTTTATCCCCGGTTTGGTTCTTGAGAATGGAAAttcaattgctttcccatgtttggtaagtccaggcTTGGAAAATAGTTGCCTGGCACATGAGAAAGTAGGGGAGAAAGTGAAGCCATCTTcttaacttgggttttgttttccctcatcatgagaaagtttgggaaaatgagccaacattcaacgcacaattttcatgactattttgtccctatgaacaatttataattacaatgtatcattaaatgcattctttttttatttgatttaatatgagtataattggaaaattatacaaactttgttttccattcctactcaaaacaaacatgggaaaggaaacaaagtgAAATCTCCCAGTTACTTTCCCAACATTACCAAGCGTGGAAAATGAATCTTTCATTCTCATTCCTtgggaaatgacatgggaaatgatttcccctcaaatccattccgtgaaccaaacggAGACTGAAGGCATTTTGTTTCAGCGTCCCCAAAACCATCAAATTGATCTTCTTCTCTGGGCCACTTGCTGTCGCTCGCATATAACACAGTCCATGTTTGAGATTGTTACTTGTCACTGTCAGTAACGAAGGTTCATTTTGGTAAGAACCTAAGAGTAATTTTAGACCCAACTGAAATCCCAATGTTGTATGCTCTTTGAAAATGGTGCTGTAGATGTAATTACTTGTTAGCAAACGAAGGAATATATCATGAAACGCAATTAGTGTTCTGAAGGCTTTGGGAAGATGAATCGCAATTTAATTGGTGGATTATAAAGATTAAAACTTGATGGGATTCACAACTTTTCAAGCCAATCTTCTAACCTATTCgcataaaaataacaatttaattttGCCCTTCATATTAAAACAACCTGAGATGCATTTTCCTGTTTATAGAAAATTCAGAGCACATACTAGGTTTCAGTATATATATACGTTTGTCGTCCCCAGAAAAAGGTTTTGAAGTGGCAAAGACCACAGTGGTAGAATCTAGTGCGAACTGGATTTAATAATACCACATACAtttgtcaaaagaaaataatttactCAGATGAGTGGGAGCAATAACTTAATCAAACTACTTCAAGATGCAAGCAAAACATTTTGTAGAAAGTAAACAGCTCATATCCATTGTACATCTTAAAATGTAAATTCGAAGAAAAGTCTAAAATCTGTAATTGTGAACCAGAAGTTAACCAGAAGTTACTCTGCATCTCAGCATAGAATGCTGTTGCAGTTAGAAAGCATCAAGTACTAGCAAAGAACAATATACACATCAGGCTACGTATTTATTTTTGGCACTTCTCTCTTGTCTCATTGCATCCTCCTGCAAAAACAAACCAGAGCAGGACATTATTAATGAGGCCCCTAACTTAACAAGAATTGagtaaaacaacaaataatgtacataagaaacaaaatccttACATGAAATATGAACCCTATAGTTTCATTGTAATCCAGAAACCCCTTCCACTGTTTCCCAATGCTCAGCTGCAGCAAGAAAGTGGATAAGAGACATCTTCgaaattttgttattataaTGAAACTCattactataaaaaaaaatgttgatgAAATGTCACTGTGCCATGTTTTCAAAGCAAGTGCCTTGTCCCCACTCTTTGGTTTTTGGAGTAGGTAATAAGTTCACCTCAACCATTAAGTAATGTACAAAATAGATTACAAAACCACTGGTCTTAGCGGCCAAGTGTCCGCTGAACCACTATGGGTGGCAACAGATTTGGGGAAAGGGAGAAACACAAATTCATCAACTTAatcaattcttcttcttcttttttccttgcaACCAGGATCACTaaagcaacaaaaacaaaatgcacAGCTAGAAATAAATAGCAAGTCTGTCCTCACGCTAAAACAACATAGATAAAAACTGTGATGCTGTAAAGTACCATCTAAGGAATACAAAACCTTTTGAAGGTTTCAAGTATATGCTTTGTCTTCATACAATATATGATATACAGGGAATCTAGCAGCAATTACCTGAGCAGCTTCATTTATTGCATTCTTCGTCCAAATAGATATCTTGTCTTGCCTATTTCTGACGTTGACAACTGCTCCACAAATTTCATCTCCATGATCAAACTGTTCTCCTATCATTCCTAGCAACTAGTACCAGCAGACACAGACAATTAGGACAGACAAAAACATCAATCAACCTCGAATAACAATTGCGGTTTAGACCATACCGTATACAGCCAAGAAGTATCAGATTTCCCTTTAGGAAAAGTTACAGTCCACTTCCCTCCATTAGCACACACAGGATCCTCCCACTTTGGctcaattttatatttgaaacaATGGAAGTCCGTGCCAAGAGCCAACTTGCTTGGATGACGTATATTATTGTAAATGCtgaatgcaaaaaaaaatttatgcgCACATGTGAGAATCATTACCAGGAAAAAATTAACAGAGGTAGACAACAAGCACGGGCACTGGATACAGTTTATTCAAATAACAACTTTGGAATAAGTTTTCTCCTTATAGAAGGGCCCAAAGAAAGTGTTTACACGTTCGGCTCAGCAGCCCAAATCCCTCAACAGGAGAACACATCTAATGATGACCAAGTATTTTCGTCACACGGTATTATAACCATGATTGCATAATTAACAATGCATGGACCGAATGCATCCATACTGGTACAAATCAAAGCATCCCAAGACCTAGGGAAGCTCCTTCTAGGAAGCAAATTCAATGAAAGATGATCTCAttattatgaattatgatAAATCCAAATCATGTATAAACAGGGAACCTCTAAAATCCCATTTAAAACTAAAAGACTAGCAAGATTGGAAACCAAGGAAATAGGTACAACACCAGGTTGAATACAATACAAGACTTTCAGGGCTAATACTATGAATAGCTAATCCTGTCAGCATGCGTTGATGTAAGACGGACATACGCTTAAAATGCAAGATCGGCAAATCTTATTCTAAATCAATCAAAGAGCTAGAGAGACAAACAACCCAAATCCAAACAAACaccaacaaaatatttatctcAAACAGAACCAAGTTACAAGTTCACAAAAAGGAtaataaaagaagagaaaaggttGCAGTTACTGAGAAACTGTAGGAACGAAAAATTTGGACTTTCACAGTAGAGAAAGCAAACCACTATAAACCGCAAAGCTGTGTCGCCTTAAACTTAAAAGTTTTAACATTGCCTTTTCCATAATTGTTTTCTACTCTCGTCAATTCAATAGTTTCCCATTTCTTAGTCACCAATCAACATGAACCACGAAACGTGTCAAgtcctttccttttccagaAATCCCTATttcccacccaaaaaaaaaaaaaaaaaaaaNNNNNNNNNNNNNNNNNNNNNNNNNNNNNNNNNNNNNNNNNNNNNNNNNNNNNNNNNNNNNNNNNNNNNNNNNNNNNNNNNNNNNNNNNNNNNNNNNNNNCCAAAAGTTCGTTGGGAGCCGATCACATTTtgccaagaggaagaagagggaatcctCTATCCCCACGACGACCCAATGATCATCCGAGCTGAAATTGCCGATTACGATGTAGGGCGAGTGCTGATCGATACCGGGAGCTCCGTGAGCGTAATCTTTGCTGAAGCTTTCAGAGAGATGGGAATCAATGACAACCAAGTCGACCGGCAGTTGACACCTCTGTTAAGCTTCTCTGGAGACTTGGTCCAACCAATCGGTAGTGTcagactgccaattacatttggCACGGCGCCGAGAAAAGCAACAACGTACGATCAGTTCCTCATCGTCGACTGCCCGACGGCATACAACGTTATCGTTGGCCGAACGGCACTGACGAGGATCAAGGCGCATCTTTCGCCCCACATGCTGTTGATGAAATTCCCTACCCCGAACGGCACGGGGGCAATCCGGGGAAATCAATTCAGCGCGCGGACTTGCTACGCTACGGCGCTCAAGGCAACCTCGTTCATACTCCCCAACGAGACCATGACGGTGCAAGGATTACCGAACGGTACTGGACCGGTTGACGACCCTAGAGATGAATCTCCCACCCCTCACACACAACCTGCCGAAGAATTGGAGACCATAACCTTGAGCGATGAGCAGCCCGATCGACAGGTTAGAATCGGCACTAGACTCACTGCGAACCTCCGAGCGCAATTCATAGACTTCTTGCGACTCCATTCGGAAGTTTTCGCATGGTCTTACGAGGACATGCCCGGCATCGCCCCGGACGTGATTAGCCATAAACTCACCATCTCCTCCGCCTATAAGCCCGTAAGGCAGAAGCGCCGATCATATGATGCCGAACGGTATGAAGCGATGCGCACGGAAGTCGAGaaacttcaaaccatcggTTTCATCCGGAAGCAACGTATCCGGTATGGCTTGCTAACTCCGTCATGGTAAGAAAGTCCACGGGCGGGTGGCGGatgtgccaagactatacCGACCTCAACAAGGCCTGCCCGAAGGATAGCTTTCCGTTGCCACGGATAGACCAGCTCGTGGATGCCACTGCCGGCCACGAACTGCTGAGCTTTATGGAtgcctactccggctataaccagatattcatgcaccctccCGACAGCGAACATACCGCATTCATAACGGACAAAGGGTTGTACTGTTataatgtcatgccgttcggtcTGAAGAACGCAGGGGCAACTTATCAAAGGCTCgtcaacaaaatcttcgccggttacatcggcaacatcatggaggtttatgttgacgacatgttggtaaaaagcagaactgccgaagaTCACCTGCAGAACTTATCGATCATGTTCGGCATACTAAAAGACTACAGGATGAGGCTGAACCCGAAGAAATGCGCCTTCGGTGTATCTTCCGGGAAATTCCTCGGATTCATGATCAGTCAGAGGGGGATTGAGGCGAATCCCGAGAAAATAAAGGCAATCATCGATATGGAGAGGCCGAAGACGACGAAGGACATTCAGAGCCTTACCGGACGCGTGGCCGCCCTGACCCGTTTCATATCGAAGGCTACCGATAAATGTGTACCGttcttcaaagccttgaaaggGGGCAAACGGGATATCACATGGACTGCCGAATGCGATAACGCATTTCAAGCCCTGaagaactacatgagcaaagCCCCCCTTTTGTCAAAACCGCTGCCTGGGGAAATTCTCTACCTCTACC of Prunus dulcis chromosome 4, ALMONDv2, whole genome shotgun sequence contains these proteins:
- the LOC117624226 gene encoding uncharacterized protein LOC117624226, with the translated sequence MGIYEFTVNPRRRIRQHNGEIAQGAWRTKRKRPWEMVLCIYGFPTNVSALQFELSWQNPTVSKAGRLLQALNPWEGFLNITVNFFSTQYTKRSADCPRLPEQMKVRVCSVDELPSCTKLSDDLFENEDEWYYQQSDSGNRMNEVYGHSKEVGEDEWYNGKECDEAMNYGTLQEETLSDLIVQSSADDQQDYTGSISNEAYGCSQVVGEDCTEQFGFIESPVRTPSSNVTTSFDTEVTKDIGLFGSSDDMVLNWADLQGNNRRL
- the LOC117623785 gene encoding eukaryotic translation initiation factor 4E-1-like isoform X2, translating into MILTCAHKFFFAFSIYNNIRHPSKLALGTDFHCFKYKIEPKWEDPVCANGGKWTVTFPKGKSDTSWLYTLLGMIGEQFDHGDEICGAVVNVRNRQDKISIWTKNAINEAAQEDAMRQERSAKNKYVA
- the LOC117623785 gene encoding eukaryotic translation initiation factor 4E-1-like isoform X1; protein product: MILTCAHKFFFAFSIYNNIRHPSKLALGTDFHCFKYKIEPKWEDPVCANGGKWTVTFPKGKSDTSWLYTLLGMIGEQFDHGDEICGAVVNVRNRQDKISIWTKNAINEAAQLSIGKQWKGFLDYNETIGFIFHEDAMRQERSAKNKYVA